A genome region from Pseudomonas anguilliseptica includes the following:
- a CDS encoding IS5 family transposase, producing MKQMTFADAEYAGKRKQTRKELFLIEMDQVVPWKGLIALIEPHYPKGEGGRPAYPLMAMLRVHLMQNWFGYSDPAMEESLYETTILRQFAGLSLERIPDETTILNFRRLLEKHELAAGILAVINGYLGDRGLSLRQGTIVDATLINAPSSTKNKDGKRDPEMHQTKKGNQYYFGMKAHIGVDDESGLVHSVVGTAANVADVTQVDKLLHGKENMVGADAGYTGVEKRPEHEGREVIWQIAARRSTYNTLSKRSALYKAKRKIEKAKAQVRAKVEHPFRVIKRQFGYVKTRFRGLAKNTAQLVTLFALSNLWMARRHLLTNAGEVRL from the coding sequence ATGAAGCAGATGACCTTCGCCGACGCCGAGTACGCCGGCAAGCGCAAGCAAACCCGCAAAGAGCTGTTCCTGATCGAGATGGATCAGGTTGTGCCGTGGAAGGGTTTGATTGCCTTGATCGAACCGCATTACCCCAAGGGTGAAGGCGGACGTCCAGCCTATCCGCTGATGGCGATGTTACGGGTTCATTTGATGCAGAACTGGTTCGGCTACAGCGACCCGGCGATGGAGGAGTCTCTGTACGAGACCACCATCCTGCGCCAGTTTGCGGGTCTGAGCCTGGAGCGCATTCCCGACGAAACCACCATCCTCAACTTCCGCCGATTGCTGGAGAAACACGAACTGGCTGCGGGCATCTTGGCCGTCATCAATGGCTATTTGGGTGACCGCGGTTTGTCATTGCGCCAAGGCACCATCGTCGATGCCACGCTGATCAATGCGCCGAGTTCGACCAAGAACAAGGACGGTAAGCGTGACCCGGAAATGCACCAGACCAAGAAGGGAAACCAGTATTACTTCGGCATGAAGGCGCACATCGGCGTCGATGACGAGTCGGGTTTAGTGCATAGCGTGGTCGGCACGGCAGCCAATGTTGCAGACGTTACTCAGGTCGACAAGCTGCTACACGGCAAAGAAAACATGGTGGGTGCCGACGCGGGTTACACCGGCGTAGAGAAGCGGCCAGAACATGAAGGCCGTGAAGTGATCTGGCAGATCGCAGCCCGCCGCAGTACGTACAACACGTTGAGTAAGCGCAGCGCGCTGTACAAAGCCAAGCGCAAGATCGAGAAGGCCAAGGCGCAAGTTCGCGCCAAGGTCGAGCACCCGTTCCGGGTGATCAAGCGTCAGTTCGGTTATGTGAAGACGCGTTTCCGTGGCCTGGCCAAAAACACCGCACAACTGGTAACGCTGTTCGCCCTGTCGAACCTGTGGATGGCCCGTCGACATTTGCTGACGAATGCAGGAGAGGTGCGCCTGTAA
- a CDS encoding YegJ family protein, whose product MRPFLIAPLLALGLATFHASARDTNEVVTADRQDPAVSAAVRQAQAGLTEFLALAAKPPANTRDFKVQVMAEDSNGIETFWITPFRALEQGFIGTVANEPRVVKSVTWGQQLRFTREQITDWGYLKNGRQVGSFTVCALFEEMPPEQVEYYRNQHGFDCQ is encoded by the coding sequence ATGCGCCCCTTCCTTATTGCTCCTCTGCTCGCACTGGGCCTGGCCACATTCCACGCCAGCGCGCGCGACACCAATGAAGTGGTCACCGCTGACCGCCAGGACCCTGCCGTCTCAGCTGCCGTGCGCCAGGCCCAGGCAGGCCTGACCGAGTTCCTGGCACTGGCCGCCAAACCGCCGGCCAATACCCGTGACTTTAAGGTTCAGGTCATGGCCGAAGACAGCAACGGCATAGAAACCTTCTGGATCACGCCCTTCCGCGCACTTGAGCAGGGTTTTATCGGCACCGTGGCCAACGAGCCACGCGTCGTCAAAAGCGTGACCTGGGGCCAGCAACTGCGCTTTACCCGCGAGCAGATCACCGACTGGGGCTACCTGAAAAACGGCCGCCAGGTAGGCAGCTTCACCGTTTGCGCACTGTTTGAAGAAATGCCGCCTGAGCAAGTGGAGTACTACCGCAACCAGCACGGTTTTGACTGCCAATAA
- the cobJ gene encoding precorrin-3B C(17)-methyltransferase has product MTAAIIILGPSALPCARRIQALYPQAEIHGLHSRVADVERTYADFGDTLRALYRAGTPLIVLCAAGIVIRSLAAVLGEKDREPPVLAVAEDGSAVVPLLGGLGGVNRMARELAAHLEVNAAITTSGELRFGTCLLEPPAGYVLADLEQGKGFVSDLLGGQAVRIEGDAPWLAQAKLPVDSSAERVIRISPHLSEASADKLLIHPQQVAVWVEHASPELLSELQQALQSSSLAPQSLACLLAAPELMANAELHSAAAQLNLPLRFIDDATQLPPLHSQHTNLRLLLAAAPIDATQLGRPRGRLTVIGLGPGAAEFMVPAARQALDEAQDLLGYETYINMAGPLRPEQVRHCTDNREEMQRARHAFALAASGRRVVVVSSGDPGVFAMAAAVLEALHESTNAEWQRVDLQVFPGVSAALATAAKAGAPLGHDFCLISLSDNLKPWAIIEKRLAHAAAADLVMAFYNPISKARPWQLGAALEIIRQQRTPDTLVVLGRDIGRPGETLRTLTLGELTPEMVDMRTLVIIGSSQTCRFPRTEGGEWVYTPRSYPQI; this is encoded by the coding sequence ATGACCGCCGCCATCATCATCCTCGGCCCCTCCGCCTTGCCTTGCGCACGACGTATCCAGGCGCTGTATCCCCAGGCCGAAATTCACGGTCTGCACAGCCGGGTGGCGGACGTTGAGCGCACTTATGCAGACTTCGGCGACACCCTGCGCGCGCTCTATCGCGCCGGTACGCCGCTGATCGTGCTGTGCGCCGCCGGCATCGTGATTCGCAGCCTGGCCGCCGTACTCGGCGAGAAAGACCGCGAACCGCCGGTGCTGGCCGTGGCCGAAGACGGCAGCGCCGTGGTGCCGCTGCTCGGTGGGCTGGGTGGGGTTAACCGTATGGCACGGGAGCTTGCCGCACACCTTGAGGTCAACGCGGCGATCACCACCAGCGGCGAGCTGCGCTTCGGCACCTGCCTGCTGGAGCCGCCGGCCGGCTATGTGCTGGCCGATCTTGAGCAAGGCAAAGGCTTTGTCAGCGATCTGCTCGGCGGCCAGGCCGTGCGCATCGAAGGCGACGCGCCCTGGCTGGCCCAGGCCAAGCTGCCGGTGGATAGCAGCGCCGAGCGGGTGATCCGGATCAGCCCGCACCTCAGTGAAGCCAGCGCCGATAAACTGCTGATTCATCCGCAACAGGTGGCCGTATGGGTCGAACACGCCAGCCCTGAATTGCTGAGCGAACTGCAGCAGGCGCTACAGAGCAGCAGCCTGGCTCCGCAGAGCCTGGCCTGCCTGCTGGCCGCGCCAGAGCTGATGGCCAACGCGGAACTGCACAGCGCCGCCGCACAGCTCAACCTGCCACTGCGCTTTATCGACGACGCAACGCAATTACCGCCGCTGCATAGCCAGCACACCAATCTGCGCCTGCTGCTGGCCGCAGCGCCCATCGACGCGACGCAACTCGGCCGCCCCCGTGGCCGCCTGACCGTAATCGGCCTCGGCCCCGGTGCCGCCGAATTTATGGTGCCCGCCGCGCGTCAGGCGCTGGATGAAGCCCAGGACCTGCTCGGCTACGAAACCTATATCAATATGGCCGGCCCGCTGCGCCCGGAGCAGGTGCGCCACTGCACCGATAACCGCGAGGAAATGCAGCGCGCCCGCCATGCCTTTGCGCTGGCCGCCAGCGGTCGGCGCGTAGTGGTGGTGTCCTCCGGCGACCCCGGCGTGTTTGCCATGGCCGCCGCCGTGCTGGAAGCCCTGCACGAATCCACCAACGCCGAATGGCAGCGCGTCGACTTGCAGGTATTCCCCGGCGTTTCCGCTGCGCTGGCCACCGCCGCCAAGGCCGGCGCGCCGCTGGGCCACGACTTCTGCCTGATCTCCCTGTCGGACAACCTCAAGCCCTGGGCGATTATCGAAAAGCGCCTGGCCCACGCCGCCGCCGCCGACCTGGTGATGGCCTTCTACAACCCCATATCCAAAGCCCGCCCCTGGCAGCTCGGCGCTGCCCTGGAAATCATCCGCCAGCAACGCACCCCGGACACCCTGGTGGTACTCGGCCGCGATATCGGCCGCCCCGGCGAAACCCTGCGTACTCTCACCCTCGGCGAGCTGACGCCAGAGATGGTCGATATGCGCACTCTGGTCATCATCGGCTCCAGCCAAACCTGCCGCTTCCCGCGTACCGAGGGTGGCGAGTGGGTGTATACGCCGAGAAGTTATCCACAGATATAG
- a CDS encoding precorrin-8X methylmutase, with protein MLEYIRDGQEIYRQSFATIRAEADLSSIPADLEKLAVRVIHACGMVDVVQDLRFSPGAGAAGRAALAKGAAILCDARMVAEGITRPRLAANNPVICTLHNDGVIEQARALGNTRSAVALEHWREHLEGSVVVIGNAPTALFYLLEMLDAGAPKPALIIGMPVGFIGAAESKDALAADSRGVPYVIVRGRRGGSAMAVAAVNALATEVE; from the coding sequence ATGCTTGAGTACATCCGCGACGGCCAGGAAATCTACCGTCAGTCCTTCGCCACCATCCGTGCCGAGGCCGATCTCAGCAGCATTCCGGCCGATCTGGAAAAGCTCGCCGTGCGGGTTATCCACGCCTGCGGCATGGTCGATGTGGTGCAGGATCTGCGCTTCTCCCCCGGGGCCGGTGCTGCCGGCCGCGCCGCCCTGGCCAAGGGCGCGGCAATTCTCTGCGATGCACGGATGGTCGCCGAAGGCATCACCCGCCCGCGCCTGGCCGCCAACAACCCGGTGATCTGCACCCTGCATAACGACGGCGTGATCGAGCAGGCCCGCGCACTGGGTAATACCCGTTCGGCAGTCGCATTGGAACATTGGCGCGAGCACCTGGAAGGCAGCGTGGTGGTGATCGGCAACGCCCCCACCGCGCTGTTCTACCTGCTGGAAATGCTCGATGCCGGCGCGCCGAAACCGGCGCTGATTATCGGCATGCCAGTGGGCTTTATCGGCGCGGCGGAATCCAAGGACGCCCTCGCCGCCGACAGCCGTGGCGTGCCCTATGTAATAGTGCGCGGCCGTCGCGGCGGCAGCGCCATGGCGGTGGCGGCGGTCAACGCCCTGGCCACGGAGGTGGAGTGA
- the cobF gene encoding precorrin-6A synthase (deacetylating) — protein sequence MKTLLIIGIGAGDPDYLTVQAINALNRTDLFFLMDKGSAKDSLIGLRKTICERFIQGRDYRFVSADCPERVRDVPDYRGSVVDLNQDKQQVFEGMIREQLRDGETGAFLVWGDPALYDSTLRIVEQIVANSSEQIEYEVIPGITSLQALAAKHKVCFNSIGQAFQITPARRLAEGGFPEGVDSVLVMLDAQDTYQRFVGQPMYIYWGAYIGTPDEVLIAGPLSEVAETIRTRRAELREQHGWIMDSYLLRKNAS from the coding sequence ATGAAAACCCTGTTGATAATCGGCATCGGCGCCGGCGACCCGGACTACCTGACCGTGCAGGCGATCAACGCGCTCAATCGCACGGACCTGTTCTTTCTGATGGACAAGGGCAGCGCCAAAGACAGCCTGATCGGCCTGCGCAAGACCATCTGCGAGCGCTTTATCCAGGGCCGCGACTACCGCTTTGTCAGCGCCGACTGCCCGGAGCGGGTGCGCGATGTGCCGGACTATCGCGGCAGCGTGGTCGATCTGAATCAGGACAAGCAGCAGGTGTTCGAGGGCATGATTCGCGAGCAACTGCGCGACGGCGAAACCGGTGCCTTTCTGGTCTGGGGCGACCCGGCGCTGTACGACAGCACCCTGCGCATCGTCGAACAGATTGTGGCCAACAGCAGCGAGCAGATCGAGTACGAAGTCATCCCCGGTATTACCAGCCTGCAAGCATTGGCAGCCAAGCATAAGGTTTGCTTTAACAGCATCGGCCAAGCCTTCCAAATCACCCCGGCACGGCGCCTGGCCGAAGGCGGCTTTCCCGAGGGCGTGGACAGCGTGCTGGTGATGCTCGACGCCCAGGACACCTACCAACGCTTTGTCGGCCAGCCCATGTACATCTACTGGGGCGCTTATATCGGCACCCCGGACGAAGTGCTGATCGCTGGGCCGCTTAGTGAAGTCGCGGAGACTATCCGCACCCGCCGCGCTGAGCTGCGCGAACAGCATGGGTGGATTATGGATAGTTATTTACTGCGCAAGAACGCTTCGTAG
- a CDS encoding WD40 repeat domain-containing protein codes for MTHKQKMLSLGILATTLPFLLVGMYGLISGRYFIPSKNSVDVMGGDAALLLSALTLLMAVVLATPEIIKIRGVDIRRFKVFYLAIQYGVIAAFTVVLVISQTTNWLHDPVDASFIKRFQDINRSGDDSAASAAFDPELQLLVVGRESGRVELWNTHNPDTRFVHDAHAARAEFIAFGREDGIVLTGSGFDSSHVQPDSGSRVWDAATGKLLVTLTGMWAPGPMVASPVKSLYVIGDSDSLRLYDHRQRKLVGDIYKLENSAQVTAVTSDAESGLIAVGSSNGELLLLTLDAAGDQPRLKLVRQIAPYEKQVRLDVLALKFLDEGRRLVSVGWLPEELRKDSQAEISEWETGTLKRQRTYPFSLQTVNWAAAVPDEPWLILAGLESSRGKIELVNLQTGIAWRYKANTSHPRAVLLPQVRAGLILQSGRATQINYLDAQ; via the coding sequence ATGACCCACAAACAAAAGATGCTCAGCCTGGGCATCCTAGCGACCACGCTGCCGTTTCTGCTGGTTGGTATGTACGGGCTGATCTCCGGGCGCTATTTCATTCCGTCAAAAAATAGTGTCGATGTCATGGGCGGAGATGCCGCGTTGCTGTTATCGGCACTCACCCTACTGATGGCGGTTGTGCTTGCGACGCCGGAAATTATTAAAATCAGAGGCGTCGATATTCGACGTTTTAAGGTTTTCTACCTGGCCATTCAATACGGGGTTATCGCGGCCTTTACTGTTGTGTTGGTTATATCTCAAACGACGAATTGGCTGCATGATCCAGTCGATGCGAGCTTTATCAAACGTTTCCAAGACATCAACCGCAGCGGCGATGATAGCGCCGCTAGCGCAGCATTCGACCCTGAATTGCAGTTGCTGGTGGTCGGCCGGGAAAGCGGTCGGGTGGAGTTGTGGAATACCCACAACCCCGACACTCGCTTTGTGCACGACGCCCACGCTGCACGTGCCGAGTTTATTGCCTTTGGCCGAGAAGACGGCATCGTGCTGACCGGCTCAGGGTTTGATAGCTCACACGTTCAACCTGACAGCGGTTCACGCGTTTGGGACGCCGCCACCGGCAAGTTGCTGGTTACGCTCACGGGAATGTGGGCGCCTGGCCCGATGGTCGCCAGCCCGGTTAAAAGCCTTTATGTGATTGGCGATAGCGATTCGCTGCGGCTCTACGACCATCGCCAACGCAAGCTGGTGGGCGATATCTACAAGCTGGAAAACAGCGCTCAGGTCACGGCTGTCACTAGTGATGCGGAGTCTGGCTTGATTGCGGTGGGAAGTTCCAACGGAGAGCTGCTGTTACTGACGCTGGACGCCGCTGGTGATCAACCTCGCCTAAAGCTGGTGCGCCAGATTGCCCCTTATGAAAAGCAAGTACGCTTGGATGTGTTGGCCTTGAAGTTTCTTGATGAGGGTCGGCGTCTAGTGTCGGTTGGCTGGTTGCCCGAGGAGCTGCGTAAGGACTCGCAAGCCGAAATAAGTGAATGGGAGACCGGTACCTTAAAGCGTCAACGCACTTATCCATTCTCCCTGCAAACCGTCAATTGGGCCGCAGCGGTGCCTGATGAGCCTTGGTTGATTCTGGCCGGGCTTGAATCCAGCCGCGGGAAGATCGAGCTGGTGAATTTACAGACGGGCATCGCGTGGCGCTACAAGGCCAATACCAGCCACCCACGCGCCGTCCTACTGCCGCAGGTGCGTGCTGGGCTGATCCTGCAAAGCGGTCGTGCCACGCAGATCAATTACCTGGATGCGCAGTAA
- the cobG gene encoding precorrin-3B synthase, whose translation MRDRPSIVDSPLSRPSACPGLLRIVQALDGGICRVKLAGGVLSSDQARAIAEATERCASGVLELTNRSNLQIRGVLAGQQAELIEHLLAAGLGPSNPAADDVRNLLLSPAAGIDPHALFDTRPLATALLDLLQNTPELHRLSAKFALQLDGGEALAMHEHPHDIWLSALPGTPARLAFGLAGCPDEQPLGVIDAKQAVQLVEQLLMLFLQLAGNAHSRMRQLLNVIPASELLQQLQRCLPFAVQAPPTDWQRKPVSQRAPIGIYPQQQAGLCMVAAAARLGRIDAAQLKALAELAEHRGDASLRLTPWQGLLLPNIPKPSADKLLHKLGALGLLIDAQEPLSNLIACTGSAACGKGLADSKADALRLAERLRTSTARPQVHLSACPRSCAAAHTAPFTLLASSAGHYQLYQRTPEAAGFGQLLASAITIDEAGDWFAAHCATGNSDA comes from the coding sequence TTGCGCGACCGTCCAAGCATCGTCGACTCGCCCCTCTCACGCCCCAGCGCGTGCCCCGGCCTGCTGCGTATCGTTCAGGCGCTGGACGGTGGCATCTGTCGGGTCAAGCTGGCCGGTGGCGTGCTGAGCAGCGACCAGGCACGGGCCATCGCCGAGGCCACCGAGCGCTGCGCCAGTGGCGTGCTGGAGCTGACCAACCGCAGCAATCTGCAGATTCGTGGTGTATTGGCCGGCCAGCAGGCCGAGCTGATTGAACACCTACTGGCCGCCGGCCTCGGCCCGAGCAACCCGGCTGCCGACGATGTGCGCAACCTGCTGCTGAGCCCCGCCGCCGGCATCGATCCGCACGCCCTGTTCGATACCCGCCCGCTGGCCACCGCGCTGCTCGACCTGCTGCAAAACACCCCGGAACTGCATCGGCTGTCAGCCAAGTTCGCCCTGCAGCTGGACGGCGGCGAAGCCCTGGCCATGCACGAACATCCCCACGATATCTGGCTTAGTGCCCTGCCCGGCACGCCGGCGCGACTGGCCTTTGGCCTGGCCGGTTGCCCGGATGAGCAGCCGCTGGGCGTAATCGACGCGAAGCAAGCCGTGCAGCTGGTGGAACAACTGCTGATGCTGTTTCTCCAGCTGGCCGGCAACGCACATAGCCGGATGCGCCAGCTGCTAAACGTGATTCCCGCCAGCGAGCTGCTGCAACAGCTGCAAAGGTGCCTGCCCTTTGCCGTGCAAGCGCCGCCGACCGACTGGCAACGCAAACCAGTCAGCCAACGCGCACCCATTGGCATTTATCCACAGCAGCAGGCCGGCCTGTGCATGGTCGCCGCCGCCGCGCGTCTGGGCCGGATCGACGCCGCGCAACTCAAAGCCCTGGCCGAACTGGCCGAGCACCGTGGCGATGCCAGCCTGCGCCTGACGCCCTGGCAGGGCCTGTTGCTGCCGAATATCCCCAAGCCATCGGCAGACAAGCTGCTGCACAAGCTGGGCGCACTGGGCCTGCTGATCGATGCGCAGGAACCGCTTAGCAATCTGATCGCCTGCACCGGCTCAGCCGCCTGCGGCAAGGGCCTGGCCGACAGCAAGGCCGATGCCCTACGCCTGGCCGAACGCCTGCGCACCAGCACGGCGCGGCCACAGGTGCATCTCAGCGCCTGCCCGCGTTCCTGCGCCGCCGCGCATACCGCGCCCTTTACCCTGCTGGCCAGCAGCGCCGGGCATTACCAGCTTTATCAACGCACGCCCGAGGCGGCCGGTTTCGGCCAACTGCTGGCCAGCGCCATAACAATCGACGAGGCCGGCGACTGGTTCGCCGCCCACTGCGCAACGGGAAACAGCGATGCTTGA
- the cbiE gene encoding precorrin-6y C5,15-methyltransferase (decarboxylating) subunit CbiE, with translation MTAWLTLVGIGEDGYAGLGEAARRALGEAQWIVGSPRQLALLPSDLPGQHELWPSPFSLESVLARRGMPVCVLASGDPLFYGVGASLARQLPAEELRVFSAPSSVSLAAARMGWPLQEVRVLSLVARPLAALQAQLFPGARLLLLSNDGDSPAAVAELLRARGFGPSRLTLLEHLGGAQERRIDGLASDWAVPRAADLNLLAVECVAGVEARLLPLTPGLLDDAYRHDGQLTKRDVRAITLARLAPQPGELLWDVGAGCGSIGIEWMRAYPSCRALAIEADAGRQAHIQHNRDALGVPGLQLVAGRAPEALSGLAAPDAIFIGGGVTIPGVLEQCWASLKPGGRLVANAVTLQSEAALLAWREQVGGELTRISVAQAQPLGGFDTWRSALPITLLEVRKP, from the coding sequence ATGACGGCCTGGTTAACCCTGGTAGGCATTGGTGAAGACGGCTATGCCGGCCTGGGTGAGGCGGCGCGGCGGGCGCTGGGCGAGGCGCAGTGGATAGTCGGCAGCCCACGGCAGCTGGCGCTGTTGCCCAGCGATCTGCCGGGGCAGCACGAACTCTGGCCGAGCCCCTTTAGCCTGGAGTCGGTATTGGCGCGGCGCGGGATGCCGGTATGCGTACTGGCCAGCGGTGACCCGCTGTTCTATGGGGTTGGCGCAAGCCTGGCGCGGCAGCTGCCGGCTGAGGAGTTGCGGGTGTTTTCTGCGCCCTCGTCGGTGTCACTGGCCGCCGCCCGTATGGGTTGGCCGTTGCAGGAGGTGAGGGTGCTGTCGCTGGTGGCGCGGCCGTTGGCGGCGTTGCAGGCGCAGCTTTTCCCCGGAGCGCGGCTGCTGTTATTGAGCAATGACGGCGACAGCCCGGCGGCGGTGGCCGAGTTGCTGCGGGCGCGCGGTTTTGGCCCTAGCCGTTTGACCCTGCTGGAGCATCTGGGCGGCGCTCAGGAACGACGCATCGATGGCCTGGCCAGCGATTGGGCAGTGCCGCGTGCTGCCGATCTTAATCTGCTGGCGGTCGAGTGCGTGGCGGGTGTCGAGGCGCGCTTGCTGCCGCTCACTCCAGGTTTGCTGGACGACGCCTATCGGCACGACGGCCAGCTGACCAAGCGCGACGTGCGCGCCATCACCCTGGCGCGCCTGGCGCCGCAACCCGGTGAGCTGCTCTGGGATGTCGGCGCCGGCTGCGGCTCCATCGGTATCGAGTGGATGCGCGCGTACCCTAGTTGTCGGGCGCTGGCCATCGAGGCCGATGCCGGCCGTCAGGCGCATATTCAGCACAACCGCGATGCCCTCGGCGTGCCCGGCCTGCAACTGGTCGCCGGCCGTGCGCCCGAAGCACTGAGCGGACTGGCTGCGCCGGATGCGATCTTTATCGGCGGCGGGGTGACCATCCCTGGCGTGCTGGAGCAGTGCTGGGCCAGCCTGAAACCAGGCGGGCGGCTGGTGGCCAATGCCGTAACCCTGCAAAGCGAAGCGGCGCTGCTGGCCTGGCGCGAGCAGGTGGGCGGCGAGCTGACCCGCATTAGCGTGGCTCAGGCGCAGCCGCTGGGCGGTTTCGACACCTGGCGCAGCGCCTTGCCGATCACCCTGCTGGAGGTGCGCAAGCCGTGA
- a CDS encoding tetratricopeptide repeat protein: MLPTLRLTATLFANALLLCTLTSQAAIKHCPVTIDQSDDDNILDHLQRANDGDACAQFNMGYQFYTQQDYSESERWYAKAAGQGVTRAAFEIAMLYRDKLLPGDDSERKRWLNQAAEQGLVLAQVELGIDYLDNPGDQDERYQAMHWFEQAANQGDIQSQYLLGELYWSRDSGVEFAAEGDERAVHFSSDDSKALYWICKAAQNNHAPAQFSLSEAYSTGTGVDVNRDQQQLWLELAASNGSEEAKERLDDSGLPWYTRLENWGKRQMIDETAQCPDVELEATEQQASY; the protein is encoded by the coding sequence ATGCTACCCACCCTCAGGCTCACCGCCACGCTGTTCGCCAACGCTCTGTTGCTCTGCACACTCACCAGTCAGGCGGCGATCAAGCACTGCCCGGTGACAATTGATCAGTCGGACGATGACAACATACTGGATCACCTGCAGCGGGCTAATGACGGCGATGCCTGCGCCCAGTTCAATATGGGCTACCAGTTTTACACCCAGCAGGATTACTCCGAGAGTGAACGCTGGTACGCCAAAGCCGCTGGGCAAGGGGTTACCCGCGCGGCATTTGAAATTGCCATGCTCTACCGCGACAAACTCCTGCCGGGCGACGACTCCGAGCGCAAACGCTGGCTAAATCAGGCAGCCGAACAAGGGTTGGTGCTGGCTCAGGTTGAACTGGGCATCGACTATCTGGACAACCCCGGTGATCAGGATGAGCGCTACCAAGCCATGCACTGGTTTGAACAAGCGGCCAACCAGGGTGACATCCAAAGCCAATACCTGCTGGGTGAGCTGTACTGGAGCCGTGACAGCGGTGTGGAGTTTGCCGCCGAGGGCGATGAGCGCGCCGTGCACTTCAGCAGCGACGACAGCAAAGCGCTTTACTGGATCTGCAAAGCCGCACAGAACAACCATGCCCCCGCACAATTCAGCCTGAGCGAGGCCTACAGCACCGGCACTGGCGTAGACGTCAATCGCGACCAGCAGCAACTGTGGCTGGAACTGGCCGCCAGCAACGGCAGTGAAGAGGCCAAGGAGCGACTGGATGACAGCGGTTTACCTTGGTACACCCGCCTGGAAAATTGGGGCAAGCGACAAATGATCGATGAAACCGCCCAATGTCCGGACGTAGAACTGGAAGCCACAGAACAGCAGGCAAGCTACTAA
- a CDS encoding precorrin-2 C(20)-methyltransferase: MMTVQRGRLLGIGVGPGDPELITLKALRLLQSADVVGYFVAKAKANKGQGGNAFGIIEQHLTDTQQRLPLVYPVTTEKLAAPLSYEDVISDFYDTCAVQIAARLDAGQDVAVICEGDPFFYGSYMYLHDRLAAQYQVEVVPGVCSMLGCASVLGTPLVYRNQSLSVLSGVLPEDELKQRLKDAEAAVVMKLGRNFEKVRRVLQELGIDHRAHYVERATMGNQRIVPLDEVEPMSSPYFSMIVIPGEKWRG; encoded by the coding sequence GTGATGACTGTGCAAAGAGGCCGTCTGCTCGGCATCGGCGTCGGCCCCGGCGACCCGGAGCTGATCACCCTCAAGGCCCTGCGCCTGCTGCAATCGGCCGATGTAGTCGGCTACTTTGTGGCCAAGGCCAAAGCCAACAAGGGCCAGGGCGGCAACGCCTTCGGCATTATCGAACAGCACCTGACCGACACGCAGCAGCGCCTGCCGCTGGTCTACCCGGTGACCACAGAAAAGCTCGCCGCGCCGCTGAGCTATGAAGATGTGATCAGCGACTTCTACGACACCTGCGCGGTGCAGATCGCCGCCCGGCTCGACGCCGGCCAGGACGTAGCGGTGATCTGCGAAGGCGACCCGTTCTTCTACGGCTCCTATATGTACCTGCACGACCGCCTGGCCGCGCAGTACCAGGTGGAAGTGGTGCCCGGCGTGTGCTCCATGCTCGGCTGCGCCTCGGTGCTCGGCACCCCGCTGGTGTACCGCAACCAGAGCTTGAGCGTGCTCTCCGGCGTACTGCCCGAAGATGAACTTAAGCAGCGCTTGAAAGATGCAGAGGCCGCCGTGGTGATGAAGCTCGGGCGCAACTTCGAGAAAGTCCGCCGTGTGCTGCAGGAGCTGGGCATCGACCACCGCGCCCATTACGTCGAACGCGCGACCATGGGCAACCAGCGCATCGTGCCGCTGGACGAGGTGGAACCGATGTCCTCGCCGTACTTCTCGATGATCGTCATTCCCGGCGAGAAATGGCGCGGTTGA